In Aegilops tauschii subsp. strangulata cultivar AL8/78 chromosome 3, Aet v6.0, whole genome shotgun sequence, one genomic interval encodes:
- the LOC109760920 gene encoding E3 ubiquitin-protein ligase SINA-like 4, with protein sequence MAKKAGAERDAAAESCAQKKARIEYEAKAAASKITVNLDHKLLECSACCSPLAPPLFQCTNGHIACSECRTNAEYSCSLCAEPANTRCDIMERVLGGMTAPCSFREFGCSATIPFTKKLTHEESCLHAPCHCPIPYCRLYANRGQCLREHIETKHCLVPYGDATFGSLSPVRVCDSEPARLVFLDARAVFLLVVERSGPSGRAVSVVQLVSEPVKEEEEEKDFKYKIQVHTRAGVLSLSGETQSVGRLMRPYQAAASLFVSDFVWSPQDSPVYLEFK encoded by the exons aTGGCCAAG AAGGCTGGTGCGGAGAGGGACGCGGCGGCGGAGAGCTGTGCCCAAAAGAAGGCTAGGATCGAGTACGAGGCCAAGGCTGCGGCGTCGAAGATCACCGTCAACTTAGACCACAAGTTGCTGGAGTGCTCCGCTTGCTGCAGCCCGTTGGCTCCACCCCTTTTCCAG TGCACAAATGGCCACATCGCATGCTCAGAGTGCCGCACCAATGCGGAGTACAGTTGCAGCTTGTGTGCCGAGCCGGCCAACACCCGCTGCGACATCATGGAGCGCGTACTTGGCGGCATGACAGCGCCGTGCTCGTTCCGGGAGTTTGGCTGCTCCGCGACGATCCCGTTCACGAAGAAGCTGACCCATGAAGAGTCCTGCCTTCATGCCCCGTGCCACTGCCCCATCCCCTACTGCCGCCTCTACGCCAACCGTGGCCAGTGCCTGCGCGAGCACATCGAGACGAAGCACTGCTTGGTCCCATACGGCGATGCCACATTCGGCAGCCTTTCCCCTGTGAGGGTGTGCGACAGTGAGCCGGCGCGCCTGGTGTTCCTGGACGCCAGGGCGGTGTTCCTGCTGGTGGTCGAGCGGAGCGGGCCATCGGGGCGTGCCGTGTCGGTGGTCCAGCTCGTCAGCGAGCCggtcaaggaggaggaggaggagaaggattTCAAGTACAAGATCCAGGTGCATACGCGAGCAGGCGTCCTCTCTCTGTCCGGCGAGACGCAGAGCGTCGGGCGACTGATGAGGCCTTACCAGGCAGCCGCGTCGCTGTTCGTCTCGGATTTCGTGTGGTCTCCCCAGGATTCTCCCGTGTACCTCGAGTTTAAATGA
- the LOC109760922 gene encoding GDSL esterase/lipase ACHE: MAINKLIAFVVLLVVLQRVRSDDSPCGFPAIFNFGDSYSDTGAFPALFPAVQPPYGRTFFGMPAGRQSDGRLTIDFMAQSLGLRYLSAYLDSLGSNFTQGANFASAAGTIRRVNGSLWTSGYSPISLDVQIWQFQQFINRSQFVYNNIGGIYREILPKPENLVSKALYTFDIGANDLAMGYLDNMTTEQVEAYVPDLMERLASAIQTVYNLGGRYFWVHNTGTLGCLPYALAYRPDLAAEKDVIGCSVALNAGPRFFNARLKETVARLRVALPEAAFTYVDVYTAMYRLMSQAKKIGFADPLRVCCGYGGGEYNFNKDIGCGVKVEVNGTVREGKSCEDPSKSVSWDGVHLTEAAYKFIFHQIVDGALSDPPVPLRRACQAKGQ, from the exons ATGGCGATCAACAAACTCATCGCCTTCGTCGTGTTGCTGGTGGTACTGCAGAGGGTGCGCTCGGATGATTCCCCGTGCGGCTTTCCGGCGATCTTCAACTTCGGCGACTCCTACTCGGACACCGGAGCCTTCCCGGCCCTCTTCCCAGCGGTGCAGCCGCCCTACGGCCGGACCTTCTTCGGCATGCCGGCCGGGCGGCAAAGCGACGGCCGCCTCACCATAGACTTCATGG CCCAGAGCCTGGGACTACGTTACCTGAGTGCGTATCTGGATTCACTGGGGAGCAACTTCACGCAGGGAGCCAACTTCGCGAGCGCCGCCGGAACCATCAGACGAGTGAACGGGAGCTTGTGGACCTCCGGGTACAGCCCCATTTCGCTGGACGTGCAGATCTGGCAATTCCAGCAGTTCATCAACAGGAGCCAGTTTGTCTACAATAACATAG GTGGAATCTACCGCGAGATCCTGCCGAAACCCGAGAACCTGGTCTCCAAGGCGCTTTACACCTTCGACATTGGCGCCAACGACCTCGCCATGGGCTACCTAGACAACATGACCACGGAGCAAGTGGAGGCCTACGTCCCCGACCTCATGGAGAGGCTCGCGTCGGCGATCCAGACGGTGTATAACCTCGGTGGGAGGTACTTCTGGGTGCATAACACGGGGACGCTCGGGTGCCTGCCGTACGCCCTGGCGTACCGCCCGGACCTCGCCGCCGAGAAGGACGTCATCGGCTGCTCCGTCGCACTCAACGCCGGCCCCCGGTTCTTCAACGCGCGGCTCAAGGAGACCGTGGCCAGGCTAAGGGTGGCTCTCCCTGAGGCCGCCTTCACCTACGTCGACGTGTACACCGCCATGTACAGGCTGATGAGCCAAGCCAAGAAGATCGGGTTTGCGGACCCTCTACGCGTGTGCTGCGGGTACGGCGGCGGCGAGTACAACTTCAACAAGGACATCGGGTGCGGCGTTAAGGTGGAGGTGAACGGCACGGTCCGGGAGGGGAAGTCGTGCGAGGACCCGTCCAAGAGCGTGAGCTGGGATGGCGTGCACTTGACCGAGGCGGCTTACAAGTTCATCTTCCACCAGATCGTGGACGGCGCACTCTCCGACCCGCCGGTGCCTCTGCGGCGGGCCTGCCAAGCGAAAGGGCAATGA
- the LOC109760923 gene encoding GDSL esterase/lipase ACHE, whose protein sequence is MASAHRCTSMATKLLMSVVLLVVLKRSAGARSDDSPCGFPAIFNLGDSNSDTGAFPALFPAVQPPYGRTFFGMPAGRQSDGRLTIDFMAQNLGLRYLNAYLDSLGSNFTQGANFASAAGTIRRVNGSLWTSGYSPISLDVQIWQLQQFINRSQFVYNNIGGIYREILPNPENLISKALYTLDIGQNDLTVGYFDNMTTKQVEAYVPDLMERISSAIQTVYNLGGRYFWVHNTAPLGCLPYALAFRPDLAAAEKDAAGCSVELNTGAQFFNARLNETVARLRETLPGAALTYVDVYAAKYRLISQARKLGFGDPLRVCCGYGGGEYNFDRDIRCGDKMEVNGTSVLAGKPCEDPSRSVSWDGVHFTEAANKFVFDQIVDGALSDPPVPLRRACQAKGQ, encoded by the exons ATGGCTTCCGCTCATCGCTGCACTAGTATGGCGACCAAACTACTCATGTCTGTCGTGTTGCTGGTGGTGCTAAAGCGCTCTGCGGGGGCGCGTTCTGATGATTCTCCGTGCGGCTTCCCGGCCATCTTCAACCTCGGCGACTCCAACTCGGACACCGGAGCCTTCCCGGCCCTCTTCCCGGCGGTGCAGCCGCCCTACGGCCGGACCTTCTTCGGCATGCCGGCCGGTCGGCAAAGCGACGGTCGCCTCACCATCGACTTCATGG CTCAAAACTTGGGGCTGCGTTACTTGAATGCGTATCTGGATTCACTGGGGAGCAACTTCACTCAGGGAGCCAATTTCGCAAGCGCCGCCGGAACCATCAGACGGGTGAACGGGAGCTTGTGGACCTCCGGGTACAGCCCCATTTCCCTGGACGTGCAGATCTGGCAACTCCAGCAGTTCATCAACAGGAGCCAATTCGTCTACAACAACATAG GTGGAATCTATCGGGAAATCCTGCCCAACCCCGAGAACTTGATATCCAAGGCGCTTTACACCTTGGACATCGGCCAGAACGACCTCACCGTGGGCTACTTCGACAACATGACCACCAAGCAAGTCGAGGCCTACGTCCCCGATCTGATGGAGAGGATCTCGTCGGCGATCCAGACCGTGTACAACCTCGGGGGGAGGTACTTCTGGGTGCACAACACGGCGCCGCTCGGGTGCCTGCCGTACGCCTTGGCGTTCCGCccggacctcgccgccgccgagaAGGACGCCGCCGGCTGCTCCGTGGAGCTCAACACCGGCGCCCAGTTCTTCAACGCGCGGCTCAACGAGACCGTGGCGAGGCTCAGGGAGACGCTCCCCGGCGCCGCCTTGACCTACGTCGACGTCTACGCCGCCAAGTACAGGCTGATAAGCCAGGCCAGGAAGCTCGGTTTCGGGGACCCCCTGCGCGTGTGCTGCGGGTACGGCGGTGGCGAGTACAACTTCGACAGGGACATCCGGTGCGGCGACAAGATGGAGGTGAACGGCACGTCGGTGCTGGCGGGGAAGCCGTGCGAGGACCCGTCCAGGAGCGTGAGCTGGGACGGCGTGCACTTCACCGAGGCGGCCAACAAGTTCGTCTTCGACCAGATCGTGGACGGCGCGCTCTCCGACCCTCCCGTGCCTCTGCGGCGGGCCTGCCAGGCCAAAGGGCAATGA